CGGATTGATTATTGGCTTCATTGGTGTTATCCTGTTATTTTCGGAGCAGGTTCTCCAGGCAGTAAATACCACACAAAGTACTAATCAGATACTGGCTATGGGACTACTGGTTCTTGGGCCGGTAGCCTGGGCAGGAGGATCTTTATATTCTAAATATCACTCGGCACCAGATAGTTCTGTATCAGTAAATACTGCATGGCAGATGATTGCTGCCAGTATCGCTTTTATTCCGGGTAGTGTATTAAGCTCAGAATACCATCGTTTTCAATGGAACAGTGTTCCTCTGGATGCCTGGTTATCACTTATTTACCTGATTATTTTTGGATCCATTGCAGCTTTTAGTGCCTATGTCTGGTTATTAAAAGTAAGGCCGGCAACACAGGTAAGTACTTATGCCTATGTGAATCCAGTTGTAGCAATCTTATTGAGTGTATGTTTTACGAACGAAACAGTAAGCCTGATTCAGATTCTGGGTCTATTTGTGATTCTGGGCAGTGTACTTTTGATTAACCTGGTTAAATACAGAAAAGATAAAATAATCGACTCAGCATCTCTTTTAAGCACTAAAAATTAGAAGCGATACAATTTTTTGTTCCAGATTATATTGGAACAGATGAGTATTGTTAACAAAAGCTTGCAACCTCTGAAGAACAGGTGGCAAGCTTTTACTTTTTATTACAGAATCTTGTTTTGTTTCATAAAATCCATCTCTGCATCCGTGATATGTTCATCATCAATTGCCGGAGCAGCAGTGATTTTAGCAACAGATAACTCATCCATAATGTCTACAAAGTTTTTATAAGTAGCACCCGATGTTGGCTTGATAATAACTGCTAATGTTTTTTTAGGATCATTATTATTGGCAAAAGCCACATTGGTCTTATTGCTTAATATAGCGTGGCGGATTTCCCCGAACCCCTCAATATTTGGCCTTTTCTTTCCTGCCTCCCCCATATACCATGCAACCTTATTGTCTTTACCCAATAAAATTGTCATTGTTCTGGAAGCTGCAAAATCCATAGTTGCATCAGGATCGCTTTGATCCGGTTTGGCGATATCCATAGCTACTGGTTTAGACAATGAAGTAGTCAGCATGAAAAACGTAATCAGTAAAAAAGCCAAATCTACCATAGCGGTGAGATCAACTTTTGGCGTACCTTTTCTGTTTCGGGAGGGAGTGTTTAATTCAGCCATAATCGTTTAGTTTAATTTCGCATAACGCGAATGGGTTAAGGTGATTTGACTAAATGATGCAGATTAAAATCTGTTTCCATACAACAGCATCAAAAAAACAATCTTCCTTACCTATAAACGAATTATTGACCTGTATTTTTCACAAAAAGTCCCGTAACCTGTTTGATGCACCTTGCAGGTTTCTTTTCATCCTGAACAATTATCCGGAATGGCCCGTCTGATGCCGGCAAAGGCTTTCCATCCATTTCATTAGCCAGAATAATAACTCTGTCTGTAAAATCCGGATACAGTTCTGCCATTGCAAAAATCACCTGGTACCCATCAATAGCTTCAACCAATAAATATTTAGTAAGATTTGCACCTTTCAATTCTTTACCGGACACGGCACCCGCCTGCTGCAGAATATCAGCTAAAACAGCACCAGAATAGACATGATTATTACCATCCCGATCCTTCCTGTTTACTAAAGTCTTTCTAAATTTCCCTAGTTCAGCACCGTTGATCAGTAGTGGAGTTTTCACTTCACCCCCAACTTTTACCGGGGTTTCTTTTTCCAAAGTCTGCCCTTGCATTAAAAATGGAGTACTTAGGGCACAAACAGTAATCAGAAGAGTTAATAGTTGCTTTTTCATTAGAATAGCCTTGTTTTTTATCAGTGCAAATTATACAAAAGATTACATTCTTTTTTATCTCCGATAGGAATATGCTGATCATGAATACGAATGGTATTCCACCTATCATTCTGATTTTATCAATTGCCACAATATAAGTTCAAACTAAGTTTAGAATTTCAACGTTATCTTTGTAAATTTGTAGATTAAACCTATCAGGGTACACACAAACATTAAAACAAACCTGCAAAAAATAATGTCCGAAAACATTAAAAACAAAACAGCTATCAGAACTACTTTCACTGTTCTCTTTCTGCTTAGTTCTTGCTTCCTTTACGCACAAACACCTCAACAACAAGCACAACCAGCACAACAAATACAGCCTGCACATCCGGTTCAGCAAGTATTGCCAGGTCAGCCCCTCAAACCTATGATCATTGTAATCGATGCTGGTCATGGTGGAAGAGACGGATCAACAAGAGGATTATTCTCCAAAGAAAAAGATGTTGCTCTGGATGTTGCCATGTTACTTGGACAAACCATTGAGAAAGAAATTGAAAATACAAAAGTGCTCTATACACGTACTGAAGATGTATTTATTCCTTTATATGAACGCATTGAACTGGCCAATAAAGCACATGCAGACCTCTTCATTTCCATTCACTGTAACTCTATGCCCTCAAGTATGAGAGGCAGAACAGAAACTTCGGGCGTTGAAACCTTTGTTTCCGGTTCAGGCAGATTAGGAGAACAGGAAACAGCGATGAGAGAGAATGCGGTTATCTTATTAGAGAAAGACTATAAGGAGAATTACGATGGCTATAACCCCAGTGATCCTGAAAGCTTTATTGTCCTTTCCCTGATGAAAAATGCTTACCGTCTTCAAAGTATCAAACTGGCTACTTTGATCCAGCAACAATACATTAAAGCCGGCCGGGTTAATCGTGGTGTAAAAGAACAAAGTTTAGCCGTATTAGCCAGAGCAGGTATGCCGGCTGTACTAACTGAGATAGGTTTCATCAGCAATCCTGATGAAGAAGAGTATATTAATTCTTTGAGTGGAAGACAGGAAATAGTTCAGAATATAAAAAATGCTATTCAGGAATATAAAAAGCAATTAATTGCTAATTAATCAGCTCCATGATATTTTTCAAATGATAAATGCTCCTTTACCGGAGCATTTATCATTTGAAATCAAAAATACATCACTCAATGACTGACCTGTTTACCATTGGAATCGTAAAATAAACAACAGTTCCTAAACCTGGTTCACTTTCCAGCCAGATGGTCCCTCCGCTTATCTCTACAAATTCACGGCAAAGCCTCAAACCGAGTCCTGTTCCTATTTCATTTTGTGTTCCAGGTGTAGAAAAATTGCTGTCCATATTAAATAAGCGTTCTATATTTTCTTTTTCAATCCCCATCCCTGAATCTCTGACAGAAAACAACACCGCATTTAAATGATGATAACCGGCTTTCAAAACAATCGTACTATTAGCATGGCTGAACTTTATTGCATTTGCAATGATATTCCTCAGTACCGTATTCATCATTTGTTTATCAGCTACAATCCTGGCCGGACAAGTCTCTTCAATTTTTAGCTCTATTCCTTTCTCTATTGCCATAGAAGAGGAGTTCTTCTTCATTTCGTCCAGCAGTTCTCTAACTTCCAGCTCCTGCGGATCAGGCTTTAATACGCCAGTCTGCATTTTTGACCAGTGCAGTAAGTTTTCCAGTAATGTATAAGCCTGCCTGGCTGAATCGTTCATTCTCATCGCTAAACTCCCTATCTTTTCCGCGTTTAGTCTGTTAACGTTCTTATAAATCAGTTCGCTGAAAGAAATTAAGGAAGTAAAAGGGTTTCTCAGATCATGTGCAATAATGGAAAAAAATTTATCCTTTGTTGCATTGAGTTCCTGTAACCTCCTTTCAGTAACCCTTAAATCAGTTATATCATAACAAATTATCAGATAGGTTTCCTGATGATGCTCTATCTTATATTCCGGTATAACCTGTATAGAGAAAGAATTGGCATAATGGTCTTCATTCAAATCAAAATTTATTTCCAGCGTAGTTTTTCTCTGCTTTACCTCTATCAGCATTTTAATCAGTAAATTTTCAAATGACGAAGGAAAACCCAGATGACTTAGTTTTTTACCTGTATAAAATTCATGCCTGTGCGGGAGAAATTTTTCCAGTGCCTGATTAGCATACAGACATCTGAAATTCCTGTCAAAGCGAAAAATCAGTTCTGGCAGATTTTCAGTAAGTGTTCTATATTTTTTTTCACTATCCTTTAAATCCTTAAATATCAACTCTGCAGGTCTGGTCAGTCCGGTTTCGACATTCGCTTTATAGATCAGAAAGAAAGAGATCAGTTTGGCATAATGACCAAGCTCGGTGGGGAAACTGAAAATTGACACATAAAGTGTAAAACAGAACTCACTCAAAACCGCAAAAAATAAAGACAGCATTAAAAACCTGTACACAGAGAGTGTAAAGCTATTTTTTGAACTGTAGAGTAAAAATCCGGCAAAAATCAGCATCGCGATGATTACATATTCTGCAGTAATTTTAAAAGAAGTCTGTCCCTTTCCTTCGATATAACATACAGGGAATATTTTCCAGTACAGGATTGAAAGTATAATCAGTAAGCTCACTACGCAGTAAGCTAAAATTGTAATATCCCCGTTCAGTATTTTTTTCCTTTTCAGAAACCAAAAACCTATAATCAGACTACATGCCTCCAGAAACCTGGTAGCTATCCAAAACTGATTGGTATAGAAGATCGTTCCGGGGATGATATTCATCCCCGGATAGGTAATGGTATGCAGTAAATCCAGTGTGCCAATAAAAATATAGGCCAGACCTACAAAATAGAGATAATTATTGTCCAGCATTTTCCTGGTATTCCAGGTAACTATAAAAACAGCAAAGGCAATAACTATAGATGATAACTCTACAAGAGTATGAAACAATAAGAAGTTTTGCCTCACACTTACCATAAATATCAGTATCAGTAAACCCACTGTAAAAATGGTTCTGTAATTAGCTTTTATAAAACTATGCAGATAAGCTTTCAACTGAAAATTGATTAGATATTTTTACTCACATAAATTTAAGTTAATTGTTCTTATAAATAACAACAAACCTGCTTATCCTTTTTTTATAAAAAAATAAACAAAACACTATTCAGAATTACAGCTTTCTTATAAAAACCGCCCCGTTTGAATCATTTCCTTTATCACCGGATACCATAGCTTTTATAGTAAAAGCTGCTCCGGTTTCATAATTACTTATGCTAAATTTATAACTGTTATCTTTTTGCTCTCTGCCAGTATAACCATCATGCGTATCTTCAGCTACTTTAACCCCATTTTTATAAACTTCTATAGCCTTTATTGCTAATGCCGAGGTTCCGTCCGTGTACCAGAAAGAAAGCAGGTATTCACCGTTTCCTGTAATCTTTCCTGATCCGTTCATTTCAAAAACCGAGAAATCTTTCTCCCTGATCAATGAGGGCTTCCACTCAGCAACCAGATTCCCGTGTTTCTGGAATTTCTCATACTTTTCAGGAAAATAAAGTGGCAGAGAATATATGCTGCGGCTCACTACAGTGATAGCTTTAAAATCAGTTAGCTTCTCCACTACCACAGGTTCACTATATACGGCTGAAAAAACATTAGGAGGCGTACCATCCGTTGTATACCTGATTTGAGCACCTTCTACAACGTTTTCGACCTTCACTATATAACCATTTCCTTTTTTCTCTTTACTAATCAGTTTAGGCTGCGGAACACGATAACCATACCCGGCATTGTCATAACGTTTATAGTGACTGCCCAAACGTTTTTCAAAATCTGTCCAGCTCTGTTTAGCTAAAGGTGTCCAGCAAACTTCAGCAAGTGCTGCCAGACGCGGAAATGTTAAATAATCAAAATACTTTTCTGACCGGTTTTCGTTAAGTAACGGAATTTCCTGAAGTACGGTTCCGTGGATAAACTGATCAGACCATAACGTCGCACTTGCACCTAATATCAGCGGGCGGTATTTTTCATCCAGACCTTTAAGCATAGGATTTAACTGATATACCTTTTCCAGTGAGATTGGAGGTAACCATGTAGCTGCTTTGAGCTCACCAGGAATATTGCTCTCAGCAACATCAAAATAGCAGTAACCAGTCAAGCTCATTACCGAATAGTGCCCTGCTTCAGAAGCTTTAAATGCCTTCTTCTGGTCATGCCAGATCATGCCTACAGCTTTATCTTCTAATCCGTCTTCTATAATCTCATCCCAGCCCACTATGGTTTTTCCATATTTCTTAACCATTTTCTGTACGCGCTGATTGAAATATACCTGTAATTCTTTTTCCGTTTTTAAACCCAGCGCTTTCTTTCTTTTCTGGCAATACGGACAGGCCTTCCATCTGTCATAATTCGCTTCATCACCACCAATATGAATATATTTAGAAGGAAAAAGAGCAAATGTTTCGGCAAATACATCCTGTAGAAAATCAAAAGTAGATTCTTTTCCCACACAATAGATTTCATGACTGATGGAATGCTGAGTCTGCACAGTATATTGTTCGCCTGTACAGGATAAATAAGGATAAGCTGCAATTGCAGAGAGCACGTGGGCAGGGAGTTCAATCTCAGGAATAATGTCTACATTTCTTGCTGCTGCATAAGCCACCATTTCCTTAATATCTTCCTGTCTATAATAGCCACCCACCCGATTAGCTCCCTCACCCCTAAAAGCACCAACTGAAGTTAACTTAGGATATTTTTTAATTTCTATCCGCCACCCTGCATCATCTACTACGTGAAAATGAAGTGTATTCATCTTATACATTGCCATCATATCAATAAACCGGAGCACATAATCCTTTTCAAAAAAATAACGGGCAACATCAAGCATCATTCCTCTCCAGGGGTATAAAGGAGTATCCTCCATCAATGCACCTTTAACCTCCCATTTTGCTGCTCTCTGGCGTTCTTTATTGTAAATCTCTGCAGGTAACATTTGCAATAAGGTCTGAGTACCATAAAATACACCCGCAGCTGTACCTCCTTCAATGGTTATCTGGTCATTTTTAACACTTAATGTATAGCTTTCATTATCAGTCGTTTTATTTGTTTTCAGCTTTAAGTAAATAACATTTTTCAATGGCTTGCCCGACTCACTAATTTCAAAATCAAATCCGGTAGCTGGTGATAAAGCCGAAAAAAGAAGCTCAGCCTGCTGTTTCAGTCCCTTTTCATAATAGATTTTCGTCTCTTTGGTAATCGTAAACTTATCACCGTTTTCTTTCAGACTTCCGGGCTGGGGTATGATATTAAACTGCGCTTTCATTGACAGACAGCACAATAGTAATACGCATAACATGGCCAATTTATTTACTCCTTTCATTACAGCTTGTATTTGATTTAACACAATAGTAATCAAATATTCTACTAGAAAACAATGCATTTTCCCCTGAGATATTACGCAATCGTTTGCATTACATAGTTCAACCGTTTGCGTAAAAAAATAAAATAATCAAGGTGCCCGGGAGAATAAATTGATTGAGATATACAAAATAACAGATATTATGTGCTTTGATTACAAAAGACTAAACCTTTTATACTCAATCACATATTTTTTACAATTCATCACAATCATTTAATTATTATTGTTTTAGTCAACCAAACTAACCTAATGAGAGATGAAACTATCATGTGCGGTAGCAGATCACCCAAAATGCACACGACAAGAAGTACATGACAGCAACATTTTCATTAAAAAACAAATACAACCTATGAAAAGCAACATCTTATTAAACTCAAAAACAATTTCTCTGGCTCTTTTGATGACAGTAGCTGTAGTAATCAGCTGTAAAAAGAGTAACAACGATGTTCCGCCAGCCGGACAAAATTCAACTACCGAATTAACAAAAGCAGAAAAAGATGCCATCGCAAGCGCGGGTTTCTCACCAACAAATGCCTTTAAAACACAAGGCGGTTATATTGTTGAAGGAGATATTTTCCTGACGCTAAATGATTTACAGACTCAGAAAGCTTTTGTTTCATCATTATCAGCTAAAGGCCCTAAAACAGAACAATACAAAACTGTTTACAAGGTAACTCTTGACACGATTAAAATAAAAGTCAATGCTGGTCCTGCCCAGGCGGTATTTACAAAAGCTACTACCGAAGCTGTTAAACGTTACAATGACCTTGGTCTTAAAGTTGGATTTAAACTATTGGATTCTGGTTCAGTGGTTAAAGAGGATATTCTGATCGAAGGTCAGAAATTTGATGATCCAAGAATACTGGGTCAGTCTGCAGGCTTCCCGTCAGCTGATGGAAAACCAGCAACTCCGATCAAATTGAGCAATACTGTTTATGATCAGAACTACAAAGATAACAACCTTCTTGCTACTGTTGTAGCTCACGAAATCGGTCATGCTATCGGATTCAGACATACTGACTATGCAGATAGACGCTATAGCTGTGGTTATCAATCGTTCCTTGATTATTTCCGTGCCGCTAATGAAGGAGACGGTGGAGCTGGTATTGGTGCTATTCACATTCCTGGTACTCCAGAAGGCGGTGAGCCGGGATCATGGATGCTGGCCTGTTCTGATGGAACCAATCGTCCATTTACTGCAAGTGATATTGTAGCGATTAAATATCTTTATCCTGCTAAATAAGCTGGCAGAACCTATTCTAAATAACTGAACATTTGGTTGACTAAGAAAGAAGATGTCTTGTACAAGACATCTTCTTTCTCTATTAATATCCACAAACAAAACAATTCCCTGCGTTGAGCTAACCCTATCAAAAACATATACCCTTATGAAAAATTTACTATTCGCATTATTGTGCGTATCAACTCTGTTATTTTCTTGTAAGCAGAGCGATATCGCACCTTCAGGAACAAAAAACACAGAAACGAATGCTACCGCAGGCGGCACTTTAAGAGTTTTTGACCAGATCTTATTTTATGATGGTTATGCCGCAACCGTTTCAGAACCGGTACCCGAAGGCGTGATCAGAGTAAACAATTCAAAATACGTAAAAAAACTAACTGCTGCACAAATAGAAAGCATTGGCAACGTTTTACAGATGAAGGTGACCATTAAGGCTGCCTGTGATAATTATGACCGTATAGCTTATGCAGGGCTGGCGCTGGTTAAGAAAAATACAACTTATAGTGATGCTGATGCCAAACACCTGGAAATAGGCCGTTTCATCACCCCCTTCATGAATAAAAATAAAAAACCAGATGAAGTTCCTTATCTGTTCAGTATTAATAATGTCGCTTCTATCTTAAAAGATGCGACCATTAACAGTGACTATGATTTATATTTTGAATTAAGCGTATTTGGTGTTCCTTATGCTGCCAATAAAGAAATAGCGGGGTGCGCTGGTAGAAATGACACCTTTTTTGGAACCGTAGACCTGATCAGCACCAACAGCGGAGTAACTGCCACGACTCCTGCGGTTATTTTAGAACCCATGTCATTCAATCAAAATATAAACAACTATGATAATACCGATGTAGCCGGTAAAACAGTCAAATCAATCACAGTTAACCTGGCCACAGCAGTCAAATCTGCTAAACTGTATTTGATTACCTCCAACCATGGTGCTAATTCAGGAGGTGAGGAATATAACAGACGTGATCATTTTATCTACTTTGATAACGTACAAAAATTAACCTACAAACCAGGTGGTAAATCATGCGAGCCTTACCGCCCTGTTAACACACAAGGTAATGGTATATATGGACCCACACCTAAAACTACGGCGCAGTGGGCATCATTTAGTAACTGGTGTCCGGGTGATGCTATTCCAATCAGAGTTATTGATCTTGGAGATTTAACTGCAGGCAGTCATACTTTTAAAATAGAAGTACCCGATGCTGTTTTCAAAGATAAACAGGGATACATTCCTCTGTCAGTATACCTTCAGGGCGAAAAATAATCATATAATATGCTGAGGTTATCCTCAAAAAGGATAACCTCTTTTATCATTCAGCTATGGGCTGAAAATAAGATTTCTGATATTCCAGCGGACTCTTCCCAGTCACCTCTTTGAACTGTTTATGAAAGCTGACTACATTTTGAAAACCACATTCATATCTGATTTGCTTGACATTCATATGGCCTTCAATCAGTAATTTACAGGCTTGCCCTACTCTTACATCCAACAAAAACTGTTTATAGGTTATTCCCATATGCGTCTTAAAGTATCTGCTGAAAGAAGGCACACTGATATTGGCAAAATC
This portion of the Pedobacter lusitanus genome encodes:
- a CDS encoding EamA family transporter is translated as MTNKTASPLLVYLAFAIVYVVWGSTYFFIQKALAGFPPFILGTFRFIVAGTLLMSWCKYKGEKIFDWKNIKYAIVSGILMLGVANGTVIWVEQFIPSGLVAIMVASAAIWFVILDKPKWKENLSSKSTIAGLIIGFIGVILLFSEQVLQAVNTTQSTNQILAMGLLVLGPVAWAGGSLYSKYHSAPDSSVSVNTAWQMIAASIAFIPGSVLSSEYHRFQWNSVPLDAWLSLIYLIIFGSIAAFSAYVWLLKVRPATQVSTYAYVNPVVAILLSVCFTNETVSLIQILGLFVILGSVLLINLVKYRKDKIIDSASLLSTKN
- a CDS encoding ExbD/TolR family protein, whose amino-acid sequence is MAELNTPSRNRKGTPKVDLTAMVDLAFLLITFFMLTTSLSKPVAMDIAKPDQSDPDATMDFAASRTMTILLGKDNKVAWYMGEAGKKRPNIEGFGEIRHAILSNKTNVAFANNNDPKKTLAVIIKPTSGATYKNFVDIMDELSVAKITAAPAIDDEHITDAEMDFMKQNKIL
- a CDS encoding molybdopterin-dependent oxidoreductase, which produces MKKQLLTLLITVCALSTPFLMQGQTLEKETPVKVGGEVKTPLLINGAELGKFRKTLVNRKDRDGNNHVYSGAVLADILQQAGAVSGKELKGANLTKYLLVEAIDGYQVIFAMAELYPDFTDRVIILANEMDGKPLPASDGPFRIIVQDEKKPARCIKQVTGLFVKNTGQ
- a CDS encoding N-acetylmuramoyl-L-alanine amidase family protein, with the protein product MSENIKNKTAIRTTFTVLFLLSSCFLYAQTPQQQAQPAQQIQPAHPVQQVLPGQPLKPMIIVIDAGHGGRDGSTRGLFSKEKDVALDVAMLLGQTIEKEIENTKVLYTRTEDVFIPLYERIELANKAHADLFISIHCNSMPSSMRGRTETSGVETFVSGSGRLGEQETAMRENAVILLEKDYKENYDGYNPSDPESFIVLSLMKNAYRLQSIKLATLIQQQYIKAGRVNRGVKEQSLAVLARAGMPAVLTEIGFISNPDEEEYINSLSGRQEIVQNIKNAIQEYKKQLIAN
- a CDS encoding sensor histidine kinase, whose translation is MKAYLHSFIKANYRTIFTVGLLILIFMVSVRQNFLLFHTLVELSSIVIAFAVFIVTWNTRKMLDNNYLYFVGLAYIFIGTLDLLHTITYPGMNIIPGTIFYTNQFWIATRFLEACSLIIGFWFLKRKKILNGDITILAYCVVSLLIILSILYWKIFPVCYIEGKGQTSFKITAEYVIIAMLIFAGFLLYSSKNSFTLSVYRFLMLSLFFAVLSEFCFTLYVSIFSFPTELGHYAKLISFFLIYKANVETGLTRPAELIFKDLKDSEKKYRTLTENLPELIFRFDRNFRCLYANQALEKFLPHRHEFYTGKKLSHLGFPSSFENLLIKMLIEVKQRKTTLEINFDLNEDHYANSFSIQVIPEYKIEHHQETYLIICYDITDLRVTERRLQELNATKDKFFSIIAHDLRNPFTSLISFSELIYKNVNRLNAEKIGSLAMRMNDSARQAYTLLENLLHWSKMQTGVLKPDPQELEVRELLDEMKKNSSSMAIEKGIELKIEETCPARIVADKQMMNTVLRNIIANAIKFSHANSTIVLKAGYHHLNAVLFSVRDSGMGIEKENIERLFNMDSNFSTPGTQNEIGTGLGLRLCREFVEISGGTIWLESEPGLGTVVYFTIPMVNRSVIE
- a CDS encoding beta-N-acetylhexosaminidase, with the protein product MKGVNKLAMLCVLLLCCLSMKAQFNIIPQPGSLKENGDKFTITKETKIYYEKGLKQQAELLFSALSPATGFDFEISESGKPLKNVIYLKLKTNKTTDNESYTLSVKNDQITIEGGTAAGVFYGTQTLLQMLPAEIYNKERQRAAKWEVKGALMEDTPLYPWRGMMLDVARYFFEKDYVLRFIDMMAMYKMNTLHFHVVDDAGWRIEIKKYPKLTSVGAFRGEGANRVGGYYRQEDIKEMVAYAAARNVDIIPEIELPAHVLSAIAAYPYLSCTGEQYTVQTQHSISHEIYCVGKESTFDFLQDVFAETFALFPSKYIHIGGDEANYDRWKACPYCQKRKKALGLKTEKELQVYFNQRVQKMVKKYGKTIVGWDEIIEDGLEDKAVGMIWHDQKKAFKASEAGHYSVMSLTGYCYFDVAESNIPGELKAATWLPPISLEKVYQLNPMLKGLDEKYRPLILGASATLWSDQFIHGTVLQEIPLLNENRSEKYFDYLTFPRLAALAEVCWTPLAKQSWTDFEKRLGSHYKRYDNAGYGYRVPQPKLISKEKKGNGYIVKVENVVEGAQIRYTTDGTPPNVFSAVYSEPVVVEKLTDFKAITVVSRSIYSLPLYFPEKYEKFQKHGNLVAEWKPSLIREKDFSVFEMNGSGKITGNGEYLLSFWYTDGTSALAIKAIEVYKNGVKVAEDTHDGYTGREQKDNSYKFSISNYETGAAFTIKAMVSGDKGNDSNGAVFIRKL
- a CDS encoding M57 family metalloprotease; this translates as MKSNILLNSKTISLALLMTVAVVISCKKSNNDVPPAGQNSTTELTKAEKDAIASAGFSPTNAFKTQGGYIVEGDIFLTLNDLQTQKAFVSSLSAKGPKTEQYKTVYKVTLDTIKIKVNAGPAQAVFTKATTEAVKRYNDLGLKVGFKLLDSGSVVKEDILIEGQKFDDPRILGQSAGFPSADGKPATPIKLSNTVYDQNYKDNNLLATVVAHEIGHAIGFRHTDYADRRYSCGYQSFLDYFRAANEGDGGAGIGAIHIPGTPEGGEPGSWMLACSDGTNRPFTASDIVAIKYLYPAK
- a CDS encoding peptide-N-glycosidase F-related protein, which produces MKNLLFALLCVSTLLFSCKQSDIAPSGTKNTETNATAGGTLRVFDQILFYDGYAATVSEPVPEGVIRVNNSKYVKKLTAAQIESIGNVLQMKVTIKAACDNYDRIAYAGLALVKKNTTYSDADAKHLEIGRFITPFMNKNKKPDEVPYLFSINNVASILKDATINSDYDLYFELSVFGVPYAANKEIAGCAGRNDTFFGTVDLISTNSGVTATTPAVILEPMSFNQNINNYDNTDVAGKTVKSITVNLATAVKSAKLYLITSNHGANSGGEEYNRRDHFIYFDNVQKLTYKPGGKSCEPYRPVNTQGNGIYGPTPKTTAQWASFSNWCPGDAIPIRVIDLGDLTAGSHTFKIEVPDAVFKDKQGYIPLSVYLQGEK